A stretch of DNA from Dermacentor albipictus isolate Rhodes 1998 colony unplaced genomic scaffold, USDA_Dalb.pri_finalv2 scaffold_15, whole genome shotgun sequence:
GGAAAGCTTGTCATGCCAAAAACTGGCGCAAAACATTTAACTAATATAGCATCAGGATCTTGAATGATTCGTGATGTATACGTCATCCAAAAATATGTAAGCTGCCTCACCTTAGCACCATTAAATTTCAAGTACCAAAGGATGAAATTTGTCACTGCCAAATAACCAACAGGTTGGCTTTTTGTCACGCAAGGACTCAGCCAGACGCACCAGTTTAGCTCTTGctgtataaaagaaaaagaaagcagtgagAAGAAACCAAAATTGTAAGTGAGACAGAAAGACGAAGGTtcgagagagagaacgagagagaaaaaaacggaACTAGTCATTTTTGCTAGAAGGATCAGTCCCGGGTGTCGTCTCGGTCAAGCGTTGGCGAAAGAGAGTAGCCTTCGAGGGGTCATAAAGGCCCAAACGCATGGCATCTGCTCAACGTACAGGTTCCCTTTTCCCCGGATACAGCTAAGCTGCGCACGCCTACACAGGGAGGGTCCAAACTCCGTGCTCTCGAGTCTGTGGCGCACGCAAGACAGCAAACGCATGGTGACGCCGATACCGCTGCGCTGCTGATGACGACGTCCTATTATTGGCATGACAATGGCATTACCATATGGTGTCATAAAGTTTGTGACTACGATGACGTGACGACGACTGCATTACGAACACTGCATGCCGAGAGTACAATAAAGAAGCTGAAGTGACGACGCTAAAACGATGACGGCCTCACGGCGACGACTATTTGACAACCATCGCGTAAAGCGAGTCGAGTGACAAAGATGGAATGCGAGAAATGCAATAATACCACGACGCCGTCGCAATCACGAGAACATATCTTGGGTCGAAGCTTTTAGACAACGAGTTATTAAGGCATTGCGACTCAGAAGACGAATATTTAATGAGGTCAATGAAACGACCGTGACGTTCTCACGACAGTATGACAAAGAATGCATAATGAATGTGCGACGACGCTGGTGACGACGAAGGCATCACGAGTCGGACGGCAAAACTAGAAAGACAATAACACGACGCTGTCACAGCTACGAGCACATACCTGGTGGCCGAAGCTATTAGACAACATGGGCCGCAGGGTCGGTGCAGCAGGCGTGACGACGAATGCAGGGACGAATCTTTAAGGACGACGATGGAACGGCCACGAAGGTATCGCGTAGCGCACATATTTAGTGGTAGAAGCAGGTAGCCAACTTGCGTCGCTGAGTTGGCGTGTGAGGCTACATAGACAGGGTCAAAACGGGCGAAGTAGGCAACAAGGCTATTCGTATTAGCTACTTCCCTTATAATAAGCATATCGGTGATAGCCGAGCAGCACGCACCTTTTGTATTAACTGATCTAACCACGTTTAGTAGTCATGTTTGTTCACTGGCTCGAAGGCGCATACGCAGTTCAAGTGTATATTAACTCGTTATTTCAATAAACTTTCGTGTTGAAACACGGGGCTTTTGTTGTCTGCGTCTCCCTTCATTACCTTTTATTAATTACTCGATGACTATGCAATCTCTATCTCAGCGATGGCGTGATTAACGCCGGCAGCAGGGACAGAATTCTTCATGCTGCCTCTGGCTTCAAACGCATTTCAGAAACTTGACATTACACAACATGCTACACTAGCTGTGCTGGAGCACAGCACGCATGACACCACCTATCTTGGCTTGCCGCTACGGAGTACCACCAAAAGAGACCACGTACTCAGCCACGGTCGGGCTAGAGGGGATCTGCGCTCACCTAGGCTGCAACCTGAGCATTGTGCGCTGAGAACAGAAACCCAACGGTAAAAGAAATTGAGCGCAGGAGCCCATTCTACTTAACCCATATATGCCTGAACTTGGGGAAATTAAGAAAAGTGATTTATTTTCCCGTAATAATTGCTTCTGGTACCTCAGAAAGTAGAATCAAACTTTtattcaaaaaaaatttttttcgaactgtgtttttgtagcCGTCCTACATATAGGACACTAGGCACATATACTACTCCTTTGAGTGGTATAATTTGAAACATTTCACATTTACTCCGATGTCGCATTTTTCACAACGTGTTGTGGTCTTCTCATGGCAATGAGCACACCTTGTTTGCTTCTCTTGAGGAATCACTGTGTGGTCAATGCGGTCAAATCGGCTTTGGGCTTCCAGTAAAGATTGCCGGCTTTTTCCACGCAATGGCTTGGTGCCATAACTTTTCATATACGACATCGCTATCGTCCTTCGAAATGTGAGGAGCTCTGTTTTGTTCGTTCCAATTCTGTACAACTGGAATGCATTATTCACACATGCATCAACCAGATATGTCAGGAGTGAAGAATACCACTTCTTTCCTCGAATGGCTGTGCGGTACTTTGAAATATTTTGGTCTAGTCTGTCAACTCCTCCCATGTTGCCATTATAGCTCGAAATCAAGAACGGCTGCTCCACCGTGACTTTGGACTTGTTTTCTCTCGAATATCTTTTCACCATTTGTGTTGGCTCGACCCCGTGAGCATTTGAGACGACGGTCACTGTGCTGTTGTCCTTCCAGCGACATACAATAATTTCAGATTCAGCGTCGACTTTGTAATCGTAGAAGCCTCGATTCttgcttttcatttctttctgtgTCAGGATGGGACAGTTTTCTATTCGGTTATCCCGCACGGTGCCTGTGCACTTGACACCCATTGACGAAAGCATTCTAACAAGTTTGAGACTTGAAAAGAAGTTGTCAAAGAACACATGAAAACAGTAGTCAAGCCTTTGTTTCAACCTGGACACCATTTCTGTAACAACAGATCCTCCTGGACCAAGCTTGTTTTTATCATCCACATTGACGCCATACCTCCCTTGGTAGGGCTCAACAGAAAGCAAATAGCCCAATGGGGTGCAAATGCACCACAATTTATAGCCAAATCGGATTGGTTTCCCTTTCATAAACTGCTTGCATCCATGCTTTCCGAAGTACTCGCACATGCTTTCATCAATGCTGAAGCAGTCTAGTAATGGAGCATACAACAGAAACCGTTCATTCAAGAGCCTAAACAGTGGTCGCAGTTTTGTGAATTTGTCTTCTTGTACTAGGTTGTTGTTGTCAGCCACATGTAGGTTGGTGAAAATGGCTTCAAATCGGTCCCGCCTCATAGAGTTCGCGACGAGTTCATTATGAGAATCACGTGAGTTTTCCCACAACATGCGACGCCTTGGAACCGGCACATAGCCACTGAGAAGCAGAATGCCGAGAAAACATCTCATCTCACCTGCGTTCACGTTCAACAACCGATTCTTCTGTTGTGCATAGGTGTTGGTGTTTGCAACAAGCAGGTTGATGACTTCATCATCGAAAAATTTTTCAAATGCCTCTACTGGAGTTAGCGGTGCTCCTTCAGCGGAGTCTGAATCACACGAGTGGCGAGTTGGGAAACTCGCGTTCAAATCGCGTTTATCCCACTTGACACGTCGTTTCTGTTGCTTAGCTGGTGGCTCCTGGTCGTTCTCGTCCTCACTTGACTCTGAACAAGTGTCCAGAACTTCAGCACGAAGAGTGCTCCCCGGCAGATGGTCCATGCTGGTGCATTCTTCATCACCGCTTTCTTCATCTGTCACTGCCGCCGCGTGATTTTCGGGCGGAAGAATGGCCACCGTAGACGGTACATCTTCCCCAGCGTCAATCTGGTTTAGAATGTCGTTGAGCGTTTGCGGATCTCTTCTGCGGTAAAATGAACTGCAGGGAATCTTCTGACtgcaattggaaaaaaaaagtttctgccATACGTCCATATGTATTTTACTATGCTACTTCAACGCTACGCGCGCGACGCATAGCGCGTTCCAGACTGACACAAAAGCGACCCCCGATCTGCCTAGCGTCCTACATATAGGACACCGCTGTTTGACAGATcgtaaacaaaaaaatgttgccTATACCACATTGACATTGTTTTAACAGCATATTCAATTACTCAGGAATAACTGACAAAAATCTCGAAAACATCAAAAATCATTTCAATTTATATTACTTACATTTTCTCTCTCGGCATGGCGTTCGTCGAAGCTCACGCGGAACGCCTATTTTGAAACTGCAAGCACGTGGCGAGCTGTGCTCCCACGCTAACCAAAACTTGCACGCGAGAAGGCCATAGCCTCAGAAACACCCCCTAGGGGGCGCTAgctttttgacaaaaaaaaattttcgagTTCATTGAAAAATTTGAGTGTCCTACATATAGGACACTAGGCATATATGGGTTAATGCTGGCAACTAAGGCGCGACAGTTACTTGCTATCACGACTCAGAAAACCATCGGCCCTGCTGTGTATAAGCGCATGTAGCTTCATCGAACCTATCCTCTTTCTCCTCGGGCTTCTACTACGTCCGTTCGTTCAATAATTGTCGAAATCACAAGGAAACACTTGTAACCTTGGATGTAGAAGCACAACGCTGCGATTCGTTTCTTCTGGGTAGTGCGATCCCATCCAAGTGAACTGACATGTTTGTATGTCATTCTACATCATATATCTATTCTGTATGTCGTATGTATTCCAAGGTATTGAGTTTACAAAGCCAGAGAGAAAAGCACCGGGATGGAGTAGATCTTGGCCACACTTCCCACGTAAGGTTTCGCTTTCTGAACTCTTCGCTACTGGCTTTGAAACCATTGTGCAAAACGATAATTATGTTCTGTGATTAGAGCTTTATTTGTAGCTGAAATTGCCCTACACAGTACTTTCATTACTGTATCGTGTTGTATGGTATGGAACACAAATGTTACGTCCCAATGCTCTTCTGTAACGTACTGTTTTTTACATGTCGCTACATTCCGCGGCTGCCTGCCGTCGGTACTCTCATACTAGGGTACTGAACATATTACACTGAAACAGCCAGAATGTCTATAAGATGAGATAGGACGTGTATTGGCTTGAGACTGCGTTCGCTTATCATTTATATTGCCCATACTGTGTGCgtctgcgccacacagtgtaacGATTCCTTCTAAATCTCTACGCTTCTTTTTAATATTTGTCGCGCTTATGTACAAGGTTCCAGCTCTGGTTAGGCCTGAACTAATGTGACTTGTGTTGTGCGTGCGGCAAATTTCAGTACTGGACGCGCACAATGTCATGTAATGAAATAAATGTCTGGACCACGGGACGCGGACCGTCTTCTGTGGCAGAGAGCCCGATTTTTACCTGAAACGTTGTACGTACGCGGTTGATTCAGCAGGACAGGTGTTGGTTttggctttgttttttttttcgttttattaaGACTTGATTTATACGCGAACGAAAAGAAAGGCGTCCATATTCGCAACAACACGCCGTTCGGTATTGCATACATACTGTTCGCACCTCTGACAGTCGTTTACAACTGTTTGTGCCTGATTCCGGCATGATGTCGAGAGTTACCGTGTTTGGAGAAATGATCTCGCCCCCCCCAAAAAAGCCACGCAACGAGAAATTCCAGCTGTAAGAGGTGGGTACACGCATCCATTCAACCGAATCATTAATGCGTACAATGAAGGACGCATATTTAAGGCTCCCAGGGCTGCGAACTCGAGAAAAAGTTCCCAGATGATTGTAATTTTCAGTTATATGTGGGAATAACAAAAACCTTACAAGTTAGATAAATTTTTGGCGCTGTATCAAGCTGGAAGAGTATAGATCCTTTACATTGACACAATGATGGGCTCCGGCACCGCAGGACGGTGCGCGCAAAGGCCGGCGCTATAAAGGACGAGGAAGCGCGTAAGCAGCACGCTCTTTCTGGCTCGCCATTAAAAAGAAGCGTCTAGTTTGTAAGACTCCGTCATCAATCTACGTTACACATTTCTGGTGGATGTGCGGGGTACgtgctaccactcccagatcgaacGCCGTCTACAAGTCCAGTACCTagtccggtcgagctgactccGGTTCACGTACGGACGAGCCGTCGACTTCAACgactgccacctgagcacgagcctctacccAATCGAGTCGGAAGGATGAGTACATCAGTTCCGTCTTCTTCCTCAACGGCACCGACCGAGGTCGTCCTTAACCAGGCAGGAATCCCCACGTCCTTCCATGGGTACACCTTCGacgatgttgaggactggctcgatcactttgagcgtgtcgcagaattcaacggctgcACTCCAGAGCGgaagctacgcaacgcctactttgccctcgaggatATTGGGCGGACATTGAGAACCGCGAGGCGGCTTTATCGACATGGGACAAATTCTGACGGCAGCTAatcagcacatacgccagcctcgatcgcaaggagcgaactgaatctgcaattcaggcgagagtacagcggccgaacgaaagcgtcgcaataTTTGTCGAAGgtatgtgccgacttttccgacgcgcGGATCCATTCAAGCCGGAAGAAAAGGAGGTCAGGAACTTGATGCGCGatgtcaagcaagagttattcggtggcctaatACACAACCCACCAAAGATCGTTGCACAGTTTCTAGCGGAAGccatatcaatggaaaaggcactgcagcaacgaacaaggcagtacaaccgcgacgtgtcgaccctatTTCGTCACCCTCTCGCGATACCCttggacaataccgacgcctAGCAGGATCTCATTAGGCTTGTTGTCCGAGAACagctccaaaagcttcaggtggctccggTATCGGTACCGCAACTCGCTCCGGCTGAGGTCGTCTGGGAGTAAATCAGGCAACCAGTACAAGTGGCGAAGCGAAGCGAGACACCACAGCAGGAGGTACGACAGCCACAGCCTCGCATGTGgtatgcggaagctgcgcgaagttcgTTGTCTCGGACTTTTTACGATGCGCGCGACGTCCCAGACTTTCATGTTGTGCgcgccgttgaacaagcaactggcgacttcaggactcgccgcacgccattcatggctgaaacacgaccaCCCCGCAAGAGCGACGCATGACGCACAGCAGACCGGAGacccttgtgttttcattgctttgaagccgatcacctcaacagggcgtgtccttaccgccgagctcggctccgtggattttcactgaatgcgccgtgACCGCGCAATGGTGAACGCCCCCTGGAGATTGGAGCCTACCTCGCGGACGCCAGAACCTCGTTTGGCACACGATTCCGTGACCCCCGGTCACCGTCACCTGCCCGATACAGCTCTTCCAGCCCCGTGTTCATGCCGAGCGCAACAAGGCGTCGCTCACCTAGCCTGgcctcccgggaaaactgagtacagcgacctgcggaggtgaggttGGTGACGTTGCGAACGCTaaagatcctccactacgacgaccgcGAAACTACGTAATAGAGACGCAGAGAAAACAGTGTAGTTCGGTGTCAGTATCttgcgacgtaccagttaccatTGATGACCACGAATTCACGGCGCTAATCGACACGGGTGCTGACACGTCTGTTATGAGGCAGAATCTCGCGTGCACACTGAACTAAGTTTCGAGGCAATGGACCGGAACTCAAattcgtactgcaggagggcacctcataaCTCCAATTGGCCGGTGCAtggcacgagtcaacattcgggttttcacgtacatcggcgactACGTCATttttcctgaatgttcaaaggaccttatactcggcgTGGATTTCCTgcaggcgaacggtgccatcatcgacctgcacGAGTCGAGAGTcagcttcgctactacgcaagccatagcgaacagTAATGACAATGACAGTAacatcgcgcttcgcgtagctgacaatcacgtcacgttgccaccaaagagcagcgtgcttacccttgtccgatgcgacatggaAGACGACCCCGAATGAATTGCTGAGGCCAACATCCCCCTGCTTGTTGAGCGCCCCATTtgcatagccagagggcttcAGGTGCAAAACAAACGTTCAGTCGTTTTGCTAGCAAACTTTAGCAACGAGTATCGGCATGTACTGTGAGGAACGACAATCACATTTCTTCACGAAATCATTGATgttactgacattgccacataggaaatcgcatcgtctcagcaatctgAGTTTCCCAGCCTAAAGGaacggattcacgttaacgctgctctgccagaccatcagaaagaccgtctactgagtctcgtgaatGCCTTTTCAATGTCGTCCAAAGTACGGCGCACGTCAATCACAAAGCACGGCATTATTACGGGTGAGTCTACACGTCCTGTTtgtcagcatccttacagagtgtccccagtggaaagggaagcgatcaaaCACCAGGTGAAAGATGCcccaagacgacgtgatccagccgtccaCCAGCCCGTGGGCCCCTCCTGTagtgtcagaaagaaagacaacaaactccgcttctgtgtagattacagaaagatgaaccgtgtcaccaagcgcgatgtttatccattcccacgcatcgacgacgcattggatcgtctacaacacgccaagtttttttttctgcgttggATCTcaaatcagggtattggcaaatcgaagttgatgaacaggatcgtgaaaaaacagcgtttgggacacctgacgggctttatCAGTGAAAAGTTCTTCCCTTCGGTCTATGTTCCGCACCTGCCGCCTTTGAGCGTGTGACGGATACCGTGCTGCTGAACTCAAAAAGGCCTCATATACATCGACGACGTCGTCGTGTTTTCAagcacgtttgacgaacatcTCGTACGACTCGAGAGTGTCCTCGCTGCGATCCGTACTGCCGGCCTCACTATCAAGCCTGAGaaatgctacttcgggttccaaAAGCTCAAATCGCTTGGCCATGTGCTCGGTCCtaaaggcgtccgaccagaccccaacaagttagctgccgtcgccgaggtttcgccacccacagacaagaacGCTATACaacgcttccttggtttgtgcgcatattataggcgcttcgtcgagggattctcgagaattgctgaggctctgacacggcttacacgcgacgatgtgccttttatttgggcggacgagcagcagcagtcgttcaattAAATGCGCAAGCGTTTGCAAGCGGCCCcgatacttgctcatttcgaccaaaacgctgacactgaaatccaTGTCGACGCCAgcaataccggtgtcggtgcagttcttgcgcagtggcaagctggtgcggaacgcCCGATTGGTTATGCAAGCCacagtctcaccaaggctgagaaacaactcaaccactgaaaaagaatgcgtAGCGGTTCTGTGGGCGATTCGTAAATTGcgaccctacttgtacggtagaccccctttaaggctgtcagcgatcaccacgccctgtgctggcttgccagcctcaaggatccttcaggtagactagcccgttggagcctgcgcttacaagagtacgacataaCAGTTGTCTACCGGTCTCGGAGGAagcacagcgacgctgactgTTGTCACGTGCACCACTCCCTACGATGTCATCGGACCCTGACtatgacttgccatttgtcggagttatcgacgccataaagatggctgagcacgAGTGCGCTaaccctgagctgctgccgctgatcgagcacctccaaggagttgaaggtgttttacccagctcgctcgtgcgcggcttatcgccgtactacttgcacaacaatatCCTTTACAGGAAAAAACTGCGGAAGCGGTCCCAATACGTAGCTCCTTGTCGTTCCATCGGCGCTGCGCCAAGACATATTGCAAGCCTGCCATGctgagccatgcgcgggacacctgggattcgctacAACATTAGgaaggatacgacagaagtattaTAGGCCccagtttttttcttctgtgaaacggtacgtgaagacctgccgcgATTGTTAGCGCCGCAAGTTAAACCGGCTGGCATTCTCCACCCTGTGGACACTCCTCAAGCATCGTTCCAACAAATAAgaatggatctacttgggccattcccagtgacctcttcgcgcaacaAATGGATAGCCGTCGCTACCGACTCTTAACCCGGTACGCCAATACCGAAGCAATTCCGCAAGCCAtgtggccaagttctttgtacgccacatcgtcctacgacatggtgcgCCGTCTGTTGTCATCACCAACagcggtacagcatttacagccgaacttatgcaggacgttctccagctgacggattgctctcaccgcaagagcactgcgtatcacctTCAAACCACTGGATTAACGGAACGTCTCAGCGGAatgctggctgatatgctctctatgtataTCGACATAGAGCataagacgtgggacgagattttaccctaTGTAACCTTCGCGTTTAACACTGCTCTACCGGAGACTACACAGTTTTgccgttcgaacttgtatacgggcGCCACGTGACGTccacacttgacgccatgctacctctggctgataatagcccgaccagcgaacacgtAGAAGAGTTCatacaaagagctgaagaagcacgccAGCTTactcggcatcgtatccggagccaacagcataccgacATCCCTCGTACAATcagggtcgacgcgacgtccattacaataccAGCGCCTTCACGTGGGTCTGGACGTTCATCCGTCGCCGTGCACTCTCGAAAAAGTTGCTCCtccggtattttggtccctagaaggttacacgccgcctcagtgacgtgacctacgaagtcgtcccctgcaCTTCTGACCCCGGTTGAACCCGTCGTCGTCCGCGtgctgaagttgttcatgtagtgcgcaggaaaccatactatgcgcgtacgtgaacgccgagatgCACCTGAGAAGCTCCATTTCTTGTCGTCGCTCAAAAGATCTTTTTCATGCGaccgagacggtcgcttttcgcatgggggGCAATTGACAGAATGATGTGGGGCTCACGCACCGCGGGACGGCGCGCGCAATGGCCGGCGCTATAAAAGACGACGAAGCGCGTAAGCTTCACTCTCtccttctggcccgccattaaaggtAAGCTGaggagtctgtcgaattcaataagacgctcatatacggatgcgggaaccttataaaccatgaaggtaaaatttgggggggaggggggatttttcacttaggagcgacgcaatcgtcggttaaaattgcgctgtagctccgacCCCCgccgagcgccgcgcgctgctgctgacgctgacgatgggagcggagaccggaaaccgcgacttagtgacgtcaacactggtgttccgctccttcgcagtctccgcgaccgtgcctgaccgggcctATTTGTGCGCGCGTGCCGTGCTAATCTGCTTCgttcgaccctacattcctttatttgtgtgtatataggagtggtagttgacgtgcgcagcatcaattgaacttgtaggccgatcatgctggcgttctgtgcagcctacgcttgcacgaacaccagtggCAGCGACGAttttccgatgttccattagttcctgcaagacaagaagctttgagctaagtgggaggctgctgtgaagcgaaacaacttcaagcgctcaagaacaagtattgtgctctaaccacttccgtgacggttactaccggagtttatcaataatgcgtgctttgggttctaaAAAAATAGCAGGCTGAACGGAAGGCGCATGTTTATCGCCTTCCGCTAAGCTAACAAACTAACTAAGCTAAGAAACTAACAAGCTAACTCAAAGCTAACAAACATTAAGCTTTGAGTTTATGAGTGAAACATCAATGCATTCCACCGTAGATTTTGAGGCTCCTGTCTCGAAAGTGCTGTTATACACAATTCCTTACTGCATGGATAAGACTTCGTTATTGCTTAGCCTCGAGTCGGAACATGCGCGCCTCATGAATAATTGCTAGGTTAATTAGTCAAACTTTGTTCATTAACTAACGCCGCACAGCGATTTTGCGTATAAATAGTATCCTTATTTCCAAGTAATCGAGCGGTTGTGATTTTTAATGCAAAATTAATCTCTCTCGCTAGAAGTAGGAAAGATGTGTGTGCACTACTGTGCTGCAACTTGGATGTGAAGTATTCATTAGCCACTTTTATTGCATACACATCCAATATTGCATAGTGAGGAATTGATCAAGGCCACGTGCTTGCCACCACCCCAGTACGTTAGTTTTTATATGTCCGTTCTGGGTAGCTGCCAGCCAGCTGACGTATTCAGAggtgaaaaattttttttcgttgaataatgtttattcagtcagtcactGTGTACTACGGGAACTTATTTGTTATTTTTCCACTTACAAATGAAATGTGTTGTTTAGCTTCAGATATATGATGACGAGCTTGAAGATTTTGTGGACCT
This window harbors:
- the LOC139051891 gene encoding piggyBac transposable element-derived protein 2-like, with the protein product MPREKIQKIPCSSFYRRRDPQTLNDILNQIDAGEDVPSTVAILPPENHAAAVTDEESGDEECTSMDHLPGSTLRAEVLDTCSESSEDENDQEPPAKQQKRRVKWDKRDLNASFPTRHSCDSDSAEGAPLTPVEAFEKFFDDEVINLLVANTNTYAQQKNRLLNVNAGEMRCFLGILLLSGYVPVPRRRMLWENSRDSHNELVANSMRRDRFEAIFTNLHVADNNNLVQEDKFTKLRPLFRLLNERFLLYAPLLDCFSIDESMCEYFGKHGCKQFMKGKPIRFGYKLWCICTPLGYLLSVEPYQGRYGVNVDDKNKLGPGGSVVTEMVSRLKQRLDYCFHVFFDNFFSSLKLVRMLSSMGVKCTGTVRDNRIENCPILTQKEMKSKNRGFYDYKVDAESEIIVRLLGCNAALETCFLQSPPYRLA